A window of Oncorhynchus nerka isolate Pitt River linkage group LG4, Oner_Uvic_2.0, whole genome shotgun sequence contains these coding sequences:
- the LOC115106105 gene encoding UV excision repair protein RAD23 homolog B-like has protein sequence MQITLKTLQQQTFKIDIDAEETVKTLKEKIENEKGKDGFPVAGQKLIYAGKILNDDTALKEYKIDEKNFVVVMVAKPKAAPAAAQPSSATTTTTSSTTVPTVPAAALSGSDNPPEGGKPEDKPAEERPSNTSAPASTPTSSSGLLANVNMFEEATSALVTGQSYENMVTEMMLMGYEREQVVASLRASFNNPDRAVEYLLTGIPAGEEGHVSADPVVPPVGGGTPALNTGSMTTPASTGSLASAATGANPLGFLVNQPQFLQMRQIIQQNPSLLPALLQQIGRENPQLLQQISSHQEQFIQMLNEPAQEGGQGGGGGGVGGGGGVGVGVGGEAGSGMNYIQVTPQEKEAIERLKALGFPEGLVIQAYFACEKNENLAANFLLQQNFDDD, from the exons ATGCAGATAACATTAAAAACTCTCCAACAGCAGACATTTAAAATCGACATAGACGCAGAGGAGACG GTAAAAACCTTAAAGGAAAAAATTGAGAATGAGAAGGGAAAAGATGGTTTTCCTGTTGCTGGACAAAAGTTGATATATGCAG GGAAAATCCTAAATGATGACACAGCCCTCAAGGAGTATAAGATTGATGAGAAGAACTTTGTGGTCGTCATGGTGGCAAAG CCTAAAGCAGCCCCAGCAGCTGCCCAGCCTTCCAGtgctaccacaaccaccacctccaGCACTACAGTCCCCACAGTACCCGCTGCTGCCTTGTCAGGCTCCGATAACCCACCCGAGGGGGGCAAACCAGAGGACAAACCAGCTGAGGAGAGGCCCTCCAACACCTCAGCCCCAGCATCAACTCCAACCAG TTCGTCTGGTCTCTTGGCCAATGTGAACATGTTCGAGGAGGCAACTTCTGCTCTAG TGACAGGCCAATCATATGAGAACATGGTGACCGAGATGATGCTGATGGGCTATGAGAGGGAGCAGGTGGTGGCATCACTCCGAgccagcttcaacaacccagaCAGAGCTGTGGAGTACCTGCTTACA GGGATCCCAGCTGGGGAGGAGGGCCATGTAAGTGCTGACCCAGTGGTGCCCCCTGTGGGTGGAGGAACTCCAGCTCTGAACACAGGCAGTATGACCACCCCAGCCAGCACAGGCTCCCTAGCCAGCGCTGCAACAGGAG CCAACCCTCTGGGGTTCCTGGTTAACCAGCCCCAGTTTCTCCAGATGAGACAGATCATCCAGCAGAacccctctctgctccctgccTTACTACAGCAGATAGGGAGGGAGAACCCCCAGCTTCTGCAA CAAATCAGCAGCCACCAAGAGCAGTTCATCCAGATGCTGAACGAGCCAGCCCAGGAGGGGggtcagggaggaggaggagggggagtaggtggtggaggaggtgttggAGTGGGGGTCGGTGGGGAGGCTGGAAGTGGCATGAACTATATTCAGGTCACACCCCAGGAGAAGGAGGCCATTGAGAGG CTAAAAGCCCTAGGATTCCCTGAAGGACTTGTTATACAGGCCTACTTTGCCTGTGAGAAGAATGAGAACTTGGCTGCTAACTTCCTTTTACAACAGAATTTTGACGACGACTAA